One Ricinus communis isolate WT05 ecotype wild-type chromosome 7, ASM1957865v1, whole genome shotgun sequence genomic region harbors:
- the LOC8259733 gene encoding ylmG homolog protein 1-2, chloroplastic → MALMLSSQGTALLRLPLRLSTSKFPNCTPPLFLIQQKPPRSLSLSLSIKTPSSGVRVSSSQIPVLPSHTESQQSLLTDSTRTVTTILALAFSLSRLFLNQISFLPKLALQNTTNLTHSVGPLFFAAIRDRPSGYLNTPLTVVAAGLAKWLDIYSGVLMVRVLLSWFPNIPWDRQPLSAIRDLCDPYLNLFRNIIPPIFDTLDVSPLLAFAVLGMLGSILSSSGAGY, encoded by the coding sequence atggCACTCATGCTCTCCTCTCAGGGCACCGCTCTGCTCCGGCTACCACTCCGCCTCTCGACTTCCAAATTTCCCAACTGTACTCCTCCTCTTTTCCTAATACAACAAAAACCCCCAagatctctctctctttctctttctattaAAACCCCTTCTTCTGGGGTTAGGGTTTCATCCTCGCAAATCCCCGTTCTACCCTCACACACCGAGTCACAACAATCACTACTCACTGATTCAACACGGACCGTCACAACAATCCTAGCCCTAGCTTTTTCTCTATCGCGCCTGTTCCTGAACCAAATTTCGTTTTTACCTAAATTAGCTCTCCAAAACACGACCAACCTGACCCACTCGGTGGGCCCTCTATTTTTCGCGGCGATTAGGGACCGTCCGAGCGGCTACTTGAACACTCCGTTGACGGTTGTAGCTGCCGGTTTGGCTAAGTGGCTTGATATTTATAGTGGGGTTTTAATGGTTAGGGTTTTGCTTAGCTGGTTTCCGAATATTCCTTGGGATCGGCAGCCTTTATCGGCTATAAGGGATCTTTGCGATCCGTATTTGAACTTGTTTCGGAATATAATTCCACCGATTTTTGATACTCTCGATGTTAGCCCGCTGCTTGCTTTCGCGGTTTTGGGTATGCTTGGGTCCATTCTCTCTAGCAGTGGCGCTGGTTATTGA
- the LOC125370721 gene encoding uncharacterized protein LOC125370721, with protein sequence MLKGGAAMFSNSALLVGWCRHPRRRLRRRRGSTIRLGNKRRGFCLGSRPVVQWGVVVAPLRMLKKIIMDLAPNGQFVEAYYRSLPFLRPQIFPLC encoded by the coding sequence ATGCTCAAGGGAGGTGCTGCCATGTTTTCAAATTCCGCATTGTTAGTGGGGTGGTGCCGCCATCCACGTAGGCGGCTCCGGAGGCGGAGGGGAAGCACCATACGGCTAGGGAATAAGCGACGAGGATTCTGTTTAGGGTCAAGGCCAGTGGTTCAATGGGGAGTCGTGGTGGCTCCTCTTCGGATGCTAAAGAAGATTATCATGGATTTGGCACCTAATGGTCAATTTGTAGAGGCTTATTACCGCTCTTTACCATTTTTACGTCCTCAGATATTTCCTCTTTGTTGA